Proteins encoded within one genomic window of Gammaproteobacteria bacterium:
- a CDS encoding transposase, which produces MILTAIIFEKIEKLLPRQRGNVTYSNFSVLTAILYVLENGCKWRGLPREFGNWHTIYTRANRWAKRGVLDRVLSVLKEELIKEVEHVSLDSTIIKVHPDGTGALKSSGPQSIGKTCGGWTTKIHMIAVDDKKSLDFSLSCGQAHDAPEGRKLLEQLNTEKLEGISVIMDRAYEDDKTRKLVSDLGMEPVVPPKKNRKIKWKYNKKTYKKRNEVERLFRRLKRFRRIFTRFDKLDVMFNFFITFGLILDMFS; this is translated from the coding sequence ATGATATTAACCGCGATAATTTTTGAAAAAATTGAAAAGCTATTACCACGTCAACGTGGTAATGTGACATATTCCAATTTTTCTGTACTAACCGCGATACTATATGTTTTAGAAAACGGTTGTAAATGGAGAGGTCTCCCAAGAGAATTTGGGAATTGGCACACGATTTACACGCGCGCCAATCGATGGGCAAAAAGAGGTGTCCTGGATCGCGTCCTTTCTGTATTGAAGGAGGAATTAATTAAGGAAGTTGAGCATGTATCGTTAGATAGTACAATTATTAAAGTACATCCCGATGGTACCGGTGCGTTAAAAAGTAGTGGTCCACAATCGATCGGTAAAACATGCGGTGGATGGACCACAAAAATTCATATGATTGCGGTCGATGATAAAAAATCACTTGATTTTTCATTATCTTGTGGACAAGCGCACGATGCGCCCGAGGGAAGAAAACTCCTCGAACAATTAAACACAGAAAAGCTGGAAGGAATTTCAGTAATCATGGATAGAGCCTATGAGGACGATAAAACAAGGAAGTTAGTATCTGATCTTGGAATGGAACCTGTAGTTCCTCCAAAAAAGAACAGAAAGATAAAATGGAAATACAACAAAAAAACGTATAAAAAAAGAAATGAAGTTGAACGATTATTCAGGAGATTAAAAAGATTCAGAAGGATTTTTACAAGATTCGATAAATTAGATGTCATGTTTAATTTCTTTATCACTTTTGGCCTAATTTTAGATATGTTCAGTTAG
- the aroA gene encoding 3-phosphoshikimate 1-carboxyvinyltransferase, producing MTIVFDVIGGKPFEGRLRVPGDKSISHRSIMLGALANGVTEVYGFLEGEDSLATLRAFRAMGVAIDGPNQGRLIIQGVGLYGLQPSSEPLDLGNAGTAMRLMTGLLAGQFFDSVLVGDDSLSRRPMHRVIEPLNRMGALIESTFAGTAPLRIHGGRHLRGINYLLPMASAQVKSALLLAGLYAAGRTTITELAISRDHTERMLSRFGYPVERQKFQVSLDGGGLLRATSINIPADLSSAAFFLVGATITPGSDLILEHVGINSTRSGILNILNAMGANIQIMNEQVIGGETVANLRVRYAPLHGITIPEQWVPLAIDEFPILFIAAACSEGVTVLTNAAELRVKESDRIQSMAHGLCTLGIDAMPTREGMIIRGGQFHGGEIDSYGDHRIAMAFTMAALRSQGSIRIRDCANIDTSFPNFVGLARASGMDIAVTQFN from the coding sequence ATGACAATCGTATTCGATGTAATCGGTGGTAAACCTTTTGAAGGACGGTTACGGGTTCCAGGAGATAAGTCTATTTCCCATCGTTCGATTATGCTGGGTGCCTTGGCTAATGGAGTCACTGAGGTATATGGATTTCTAGAGGGTGAGGACAGTCTAGCAACATTACGTGCCTTCCGGGCAATGGGGGTTGCCATTGATGGGCCAAATCAAGGCCGACTAATCATTCAGGGCGTCGGTTTGTATGGCTTGCAACCGTCATCGGAACCTTTAGATTTAGGGAATGCTGGGACCGCGATGCGATTAATGACAGGATTATTGGCAGGACAATTCTTTGATTCGGTGTTGGTAGGTGATGATTCACTGTCACGACGTCCAATGCATCGTGTAATTGAACCATTGAATCGTATGGGTGCGCTGATCGAATCCACTTTCGCGGGTACAGCACCTTTACGAATTCATGGCGGACGACATCTACGTGGTATTAATTACCTCTTACCAATGGCCAGCGCTCAAGTGAAATCAGCACTGTTGCTCGCCGGCTTATATGCGGCGGGACGTACCACGATTACTGAGCTCGCTATTAGTCGAGACCACACTGAGCGGATGCTGTCCCGCTTCGGTTATCCAGTGGAACGTCAAAAATTTCAAGTGAGTCTCGATGGCGGTGGGCTGTTGCGTGCTACTAGTATTAATATTCCTGCCGATCTTTCGTCAGCTGCTTTTTTTCTGGTGGGAGCGACGATTACCCCTGGGTCGGATTTAATATTGGAACACGTTGGCATCAATTCTACTCGATCGGGAATTTTGAATATTCTCAACGCCATGGGTGCTAATATCCAGATCATGAACGAACAAGTAATAGGCGGTGAAACAGTGGCTAATTTACGAGTTCGTTACGCACCATTGCATGGCATTACTATTCCCGAACAATGGGTGCCGCTTGCTATAGATGAATTTCCGATTTTATTTATCGCCGCTGCTTGTTCAGAAGGCGTGACTGTACTTACCAATGCCGCCGAATTACGTGTCAAGGAAAGTGATCGAATTCAATCCATGGCTCATGGGCTATGCACTCTTGGAATCGACGCGATGCCAACTCGAGAAGGAATGATAATTCGTGGTGGACAATTCCATGGTGGAGAAATCGATAGTTACGGTGATCACCGCATTGCTATGGCTTTTACTATGGCCGCGCTCCGTTCTCAAGGATCGATTCGCATCCGTGACTGCGCTAATATCGATACTTCTTTTCCAAATTTTGTTGGATTAGCTCGTGCTTCCGGGATGGATATTGCTGTTACTCAATTTAATTAA
- a CDS encoding cytochrome c oxidase subunit IV, whose translation MSNVVHSQPHPVSHYINVWVAVLALFIISITVSQLSNYRPLVLITAFGIATIQAILVGAYFMHLKGEKKYIYYLLFSMLLALAMLYFGTVSDNGHPSGKNWTTTDTLRIMKEHEGHPAGHTENNSTVHH comes from the coding sequence ATGAGCAACGTCGTTCATTCACAACCACATCCAGTAAGCCACTACATTAACGTTTGGGTAGCAGTATTGGCTTTGTTCATAATTAGTATCACCGTATCACAACTGAGTAACTATCGGCCATTGGTTCTAATTACCGCCTTTGGCATAGCGACTATTCAAGCCATCCTGGTAGGTGCCTATTTCATGCATCTCAAAGGAGAAAAGAAGTATATATATTATCTTCTGTTTTCAATGTTGTTGGCCTTGGCAATGCTTTATTTCGGAACTGTATCTGACAATGGTCATCCTTCGGGTAAAAATTGGACTACTACGGATACGTTACGGATCATGAAGGAACATGAAGGTCATCCAGCAGGTCACACCGAAAATAACTCAACCGTACATCATTGA
- a CDS encoding Cytochrome oxidase subunit III — protein sequence MSSTVTSSIPVATRRSATGIPTARLAMWMLLASEIVIFGGLLVIYIMRRVMFDHWAEYAEHTNVIAGSINTFALLTSSLAAVLAHQAAEAKLHEKAFSYLWGAILGGLVFLIVKSIEWSNEISHGFTITTNNFWSFYYTAAGIHGLHVIAGMVAMGIISMDVKKGLNLHRVEIVGIYWCFVEVVWIFLFPLLYIAK from the coding sequence ATGAGCAGTACTGTGACTTCCTCCATTCCCGTAGCTACTAGACGCAGCGCTACGGGGATACCGACTGCCAGACTCGCAATGTGGATGCTGCTGGCTTCTGAAATCGTCATTTTTGGTGGTCTTCTGGTTATTTATATTATGCGCCGGGTGATGTTTGATCACTGGGCAGAATATGCCGAGCACACCAACGTGATTGCTGGCTCGATTAATACCTTCGCCTTGTTGACATCAAGCCTTGCAGCGGTACTTGCGCATCAGGCAGCAGAGGCCAAACTTCACGAAAAGGCTTTTTCTTATTTGTGGGGGGCGATTCTGGGTGGATTAGTGTTCCTGATAGTTAAATCCATAGAATGGTCAAATGAAATTTCCCACGGTTTTACCATTACTACTAACAATTTTTGGTCATTTTATTATACAGCGGCGGGTATCCACGGTCTGCATGTAATCGCAGGAATGGTAGCCATGGGGATTATTTCCATGGATGTTAAAAAAGGATTAAACCTACACCGAGTTGAGATTGTCGGAATTTACTGGTGCTTTGTGGAAGTAGTCTGGATATTCTTGTTCCCATTACTCTATATCGCAAAATAA
- the panB gene encoding 3-methyl-2-oxobutanoate hydroxymethyltransferase has protein sequence MKTINISVLHQMKSSGEKIACLTAYDASFATLLEDAGVDVLLVGDSLGMVFQGQTSTLPVTIDAMVYHTTCVARGVQRALLIADLPFLSYTSPDRALDNAGRLMAAGAGMIKLEGGLRIVETVRRLGQWGIPVCAHLGLLPQSVHKLGGYRVQGRDPDQATEILDHAKALEEAGSELLVLECIPVPLAKRITTELKIPTIGIGAGIYCDGQILVLYDMLGITPGKRPRFSRDFIPGNNSIRESVATFVSEVKAGTFPQLEHSYT, from the coding sequence ATGAAAACTATAAACATCTCTGTTTTGCATCAAATGAAATCATCAGGCGAAAAGATTGCATGTCTTACTGCTTATGACGCCAGTTTTGCTACCTTACTTGAAGATGCAGGAGTAGACGTATTGTTGGTTGGGGATTCATTGGGAATGGTATTTCAAGGCCAGACAAGTACCCTGCCTGTGACAATAGATGCCATGGTCTATCACACTACTTGTGTTGCTCGCGGAGTACAACGTGCCTTGCTGATCGCGGATTTGCCTTTTTTGAGTTACACCAGTCCCGATCGTGCATTGGATAACGCCGGGCGCTTAATGGCCGCGGGAGCAGGAATGATCAAACTCGAAGGAGGATTGAGGATTGTGGAAACGGTTCGTCGTTTAGGGCAATGGGGGATCCCGGTTTGCGCCCATTTAGGACTTTTACCGCAATCAGTCCATAAATTAGGAGGCTATCGCGTCCAGGGGCGCGATCCTGATCAGGCAACCGAGATTCTTGATCACGCGAAAGCCCTGGAAGAAGCTGGATCCGAATTATTGGTGTTGGAGTGCATACCCGTACCTTTGGCAAAGCGTATTACTACAGAATTGAAAATTCCCACTATTGGTATTGGTGCTGGCATTTATTGTGATGGTCAGATATTGGTACTTTACGACATGTTGGGAATTACTCCAGGAAAACGCCCTCGTTTTTCTCGGGACTTCATCCCCGGCAATAACAGCATCCGCGAATCAGTGGCGACTTTTGTCAGCGAAGTAAAAGCAGGAACCTTTCCTCAACTGGAGCATAGCTATACTTGA
- a CDS encoding conserved membrane hypothetical protein (Evidence 4 : Unknown function but conserved in other organisms), whose translation MVSRIFALIKAVQPASGIFLATITSLTGYVLRYSFIEPDVNGAICEVNGPWWCPPRTALIVATEWKIIGGLALALALVAVLMVLRDGRQMEKVAMAAMAIGGAGLLLYNATLAAVAVVLAGLVLAKNC comes from the coding sequence ATGGTGTCTCGCATTTTTGCTTTAATCAAGGCAGTTCAACCAGCTAGTGGTATTTTTTTAGCAACGATCACCTCCTTGACAGGCTACGTTCTTCGCTATTCATTTATTGAACCCGATGTCAATGGTGCAATTTGCGAAGTGAATGGGCCATGGTGGTGTCCGCCGAGAACCGCGCTAATCGTCGCAACCGAATGGAAGATTATTGGCGGTCTGGCGCTGGCGTTGGCACTTGTAGCAGTGTTGATGGTGTTGCGTGATGGGCGTCAAATGGAAAAGGTCGCTATGGCTGCGATGGCGATAGGCGGTGCTGGATTGCTACTCTACAATGCCACTCTTGCTGCAGTCGCAGTGGTGTTGGCTGGATTGGTGTTAGCTAAAAATTGTTGA
- the aceE gene encoding pyruvate dehydrogenase E1 component, protein MESPRMSVVPDFDPEETREWLESLNSVLAVAGPERAHYLLERLVEKARRSGAYLPYSANTAYINTIPPSQEPRRPGDYALERRIRSLIRWNAMAMVVQANKDVAELGGHIASFASAATLYDIGFNHFFHAPTADHGGDLVFIQGHSAPGIYARAFLEGRISEEQLKRFRQETTPGGLSSYPHPWLMPEFWQFPTVSMGLGPLQAIYQARFMRYLDDRGILDTKGRKVWCFVGDGETDEPETLGAISLAARERLDNLIFVINCNLQRLDGPVRGNSKIIQELEAHFRGAGWNVIKVIWGSYWDPLFAKDTKGLLLKRMEECVDGEYQAYKAKGGAYTREHFFGKYHELRDLVANLTDEDIWRLNRGGHDPFKVYAAYHAAIHHPGQPSVILAKTVKGYGMGEAGEGQNITHQAKKMGDRALKAFRDRFNIPIPDDRIADAPFFRPADDSPEIRYLHERRAALGGYLPARRADGKLLPIPEVTTFEPILKSATEREMSTTMVMVRILVTLIKDKQIGRYLVPIVPDEARTFGMEGLFRQVGIYSSVGQLYEPMDSDQLLYYREDKSGQILEEGINEAGAISSWIAAGTAYSNHGVPMIPFYFFYSMFGFQRTGDLAWAAGDLRTRGFLVGGTAGRTTLAGEGLQHNDGHSHLLAATIPNCISYDPTFAYELAVIVHDGLRRMYVDQDQVFYYLTVMNENYLHLTMPEGAHAGIIKGMYRLHSTQGNHGRVQLLGSGAILREVIAGAELLAADFGIGADIWSVTSFTELRREGLEIERWNLFHPEETQRVSHVEQCLAGQEAGPVVAASDYMKAFADQIRPWVRRPYRVLGTDGFGRSGTRRQLRRFFEVDRHHIAIAALHELMNMDKLPATTVLEAIRCYDINPEKCSPTCS, encoded by the coding sequence ATGGAGAGCCCCCGCATGTCTGTGGTACCTGATTTTGATCCAGAAGAAACCCGTGAATGGTTGGAATCCTTGAATAGTGTATTGGCGGTGGCAGGGCCAGAACGCGCCCATTATTTACTAGAGCGCCTGGTAGAGAAGGCGCGACGCTCTGGGGCCTATCTGCCCTACAGCGCCAATACCGCCTACATCAACACCATTCCGCCGAGTCAAGAACCACGTCGCCCTGGTGATTACGCCCTGGAGCGACGCATCCGTTCCTTGATTCGCTGGAACGCCATGGCGATGGTGGTGCAAGCCAATAAGGACGTCGCCGAACTCGGTGGTCATATTGCAAGTTTCGCCTCCGCCGCGACCCTTTACGATATTGGGTTTAATCACTTCTTCCATGCGCCCACTGCCGATCACGGCGGCGATTTGGTTTTTATCCAGGGCCATTCGGCTCCAGGCATCTATGCCCGCGCTTTTTTGGAAGGACGCATTAGCGAGGAACAATTAAAACGTTTCCGTCAAGAGACCACGCCTGGTGGTTTGTCTTCCTATCCGCATCCGTGGTTGATGCCCGAATTTTGGCAATTTCCTACCGTATCCATGGGACTTGGACCACTCCAGGCCATCTATCAGGCACGATTCATGCGTTATCTCGATGATCGCGGCATTCTCGATACTAAGGGCCGTAAGGTTTGGTGTTTTGTCGGCGATGGCGAGACTGATGAGCCTGAGACCCTCGGCGCGATTTCATTGGCCGCACGCGAACGGTTGGATAATTTGATCTTTGTGATTAACTGTAATCTGCAACGCCTCGACGGACCAGTGCGTGGCAACAGCAAAATCATTCAGGAACTGGAAGCCCACTTTCGGGGCGCGGGCTGGAATGTCATCAAGGTCATCTGGGGATCGTATTGGGATCCACTCTTTGCCAAGGATACCAAGGGATTACTTCTCAAGCGTATGGAAGAATGCGTGGATGGCGAATATCAAGCCTACAAGGCTAAAGGCGGCGCCTATACCCGCGAGCATTTCTTCGGAAAATATCATGAGTTGCGTGATTTAGTAGCCAATCTTACCGACGAGGATATTTGGCGCCTCAATCGTGGTGGCCATGACCCCTTCAAGGTCTATGCCGCCTACCACGCTGCGATCCATCACCCAGGGCAGCCAAGCGTGATTCTAGCCAAGACCGTCAAGGGCTATGGCATGGGCGAGGCGGGCGAGGGACAAAATATTACCCATCAAGCCAAGAAGATGGGTGATCGGGCGCTCAAAGCGTTCCGTGACCGTTTCAATATCCCGATTCCTGACGACCGTATCGCTGACGCGCCTTTCTTCCGTCCAGCCGATGACAGCCCCGAAATTCGTTATCTCCACGAGCGCCGCGCTGCCCTTGGTGGCTATCTGCCAGCGCGACGGGCTGATGGAAAATTATTGCCGATTCCCGAAGTCACAACTTTCGAACCGATCCTTAAAAGCGCTACTGAACGTGAGATGTCGACAACCATGGTCATGGTGCGGATTCTCGTTACGCTCATCAAGGATAAACAAATCGGCCGCTACCTCGTGCCGATTGTCCCGGACGAGGCGCGCACCTTCGGCATGGAGGGCTTATTCCGCCAGGTGGGTATTTATTCTTCGGTGGGGCAGCTGTATGAGCCGATGGATTCAGATCAGCTTCTCTATTACCGCGAAGACAAAAGTGGTCAAATTCTTGAGGAGGGGATCAATGAGGCCGGAGCTATTTCCTCCTGGATCGCGGCGGGCACTGCTTACAGCAACCACGGCGTTCCGATGATCCCTTTTTACTTTTTTTATTCGATGTTTGGCTTCCAGCGCACCGGCGACCTCGCTTGGGCGGCGGGAGATTTACGGACGCGCGGATTTCTAGTCGGAGGCACTGCCGGACGCACCACCCTCGCTGGTGAGGGACTCCAACACAACGATGGCCATAGTCATTTGCTTGCCGCCACCATTCCTAATTGCATTTCCTATGATCCGACTTTTGCTTACGAACTGGCGGTAATTGTTCATGATGGGCTGCGGCGGATGTACGTGGATCAAGATCAGGTCTTTTATTACCTTACAGTGATGAATGAAAACTATCTTCATCTGACGATGCCAGAAGGAGCGCACGCTGGGATTATCAAGGGCATGTACCGCTTGCATTCAACGCAAGGCAACCATGGGCGCGTTCAATTGCTCGGCAGTGGTGCCATCCTGCGCGAGGTAATCGCAGGCGCGGAATTGCTCGCCGCTGATTTTGGAATCGGTGCCGACATTTGGAGTGTCACCAGTTTTACCGAATTGCGCCGTGAGGGCCTGGAAATAGAGCGTTGGAATTTGTTCCATCCCGAAGAAACGCAGCGTGTTTCTCATGTCGAGCAATGCCTAGCAGGGCAAGAAGCCGGGCCAGTAGTCGCGGCCAGTGATTACATGAAGGCTTTTGCCGATCAAATTCGTCCCTGGGTTCGGCGTCCCTATCGCGTGTTGGGCACCGATGGTTTTGGTCGTTCAGGAACACGTCGCCAATTACGGCGGTTCTTCGAGGTGGATCGTCACCATATCGCGATCGCTGCGCTTCATGAATTGATGAACATGGATAAACTTCCCGCCACCACCGTGCTTGAAGCCATACGATGTTATGATATTAATCCTGAAAAATGTAGTCCGACCTGTTCTTGA
- a CDS encoding Response regulator: MKTIHLVDDSPTILMSLHDILTKAGFKVEQSKNGQEALIRFKGGVKPDLIITDVNMPGMSGIELVKEVRKLPAFRFVPILVLTTESQQTKRSEGKAAGATGWLVKPVAGSDLVNAVKQVLPGA; the protein is encoded by the coding sequence ATGAAAACTATTCATCTGGTTGATGATTCACCCACTATCTTAATGAGTCTCCACGATATCCTGACCAAAGCTGGCTTCAAAGTCGAGCAATCGAAAAACGGCCAGGAGGCTCTAATTCGCTTCAAAGGTGGCGTTAAACCCGACCTGATTATTACCGACGTCAATATGCCCGGCATGAGCGGCATTGAACTTGTCAAGGAAGTCCGCAAACTACCTGCTTTTCGCTTCGTGCCAATATTGGTGTTGACTACCGAGTCCCAGCAGACCAAACGCAGCGAGGGTAAGGCCGCTGGTGCCACCGGTTGGTTGGTCAAACCAGTTGCGGGCAGTGATCTGGTCAACGCCGTCAAACAGGTGCTGCCGGGGGCCTGA
- a CDS encoding methyl-accepting chemotaxis protein — MSAINSPTVENFAETGFQQLQYVHRHVRNLLIIVMLAMTPIHWWIMPELIQRASQITGFSDRVLSTFFNSLAPISILFILWFFQRTLGGRVQNQITRSFYHCLRRISLLESNSQEAAEILTASIGLDKYLQVQMKLVNEETERSATGIIQRIRELDQLASKLVAYLTHADNDTLDIQHEITKSTTFIHRIGSFLEHLPKQLLAERNNIIKIVEQIDEMGKMVSLIKSISSQTNLLALNAAIEAARAGEAGRGFAVVANEVRNLANRSTEAADLIEKSIKKANDTVRENFTDNLDQGTQREIEEASGLSEIIDKLWNNHEDMKQYYKTLLTVITQYNTNLANQIVETLGNIQYQDVVRQRMDRMMNTLIQRDEIWHQAADEFLQYDGEPVGLAGQLKTLEASYLEKENNHANLESGPPRIEFF; from the coding sequence ATGTCTGCAATTAATTCTCCAACGGTTGAGAATTTCGCCGAAACTGGCTTCCAGCAACTGCAATACGTTCATCGCCATGTGCGTAATTTGCTGATTATCGTAATGCTGGCCATGACGCCCATTCATTGGTGGATAATGCCGGAACTCATTCAGCGTGCTTCTCAAATTACGGGATTTTCCGATAGAGTCCTGTCCACTTTTTTTAACTCGTTAGCACCTATTTCAATATTATTTATTCTTTGGTTTTTTCAGCGGACACTGGGTGGCCGAGTTCAAAACCAAATAACCCGCAGCTTTTACCATTGTCTAAGGCGTATCAGCCTGCTGGAATCAAATAGTCAGGAAGCGGCGGAAATTTTAACCGCTAGTATTGGACTCGATAAATACTTGCAAGTCCAGATGAAACTGGTCAACGAAGAAACCGAGCGTTCCGCCACCGGAATTATTCAACGAATTCGAGAACTCGACCAACTGGCCAGTAAATTAGTCGCTTATTTAACGCACGCTGATAATGATACCTTGGATATTCAGCATGAAATCACTAAAAGCACGACATTTATTCATCGTATCGGTTCCTTTTTGGAACATCTTCCTAAGCAACTGCTGGCAGAACGCAACAATATAATTAAGATTGTCGAGCAGATTGACGAGATGGGAAAAATGGTGTCGCTGATTAAATCGATCAGCAGCCAGACTAATTTGCTGGCGCTCAATGCGGCTATTGAGGCAGCGCGCGCTGGTGAGGCTGGCCGAGGATTCGCTGTAGTCGCCAACGAAGTGCGTAATCTTGCTAACCGATCGACAGAAGCCGCCGATTTAATCGAAAAAAGCATAAAAAAAGCCAATGATACTGTGCGCGAAAACTTCACGGATAATCTCGATCAGGGTACCCAGCGGGAAATTGAGGAAGCATCGGGCCTAAGCGAAATTATTGACAAATTATGGAACAACCACGAGGACATGAAGCAATATTACAAAACTCTGCTTACCGTGATTACTCAATACAATACCAATCTGGCAAATCAGATCGTTGAGACTCTTGGCAACATCCAGTACCAGGATGTAGTGCGTCAGCGCATGGATCGCATGATGAACACATTAATTCAACGTGATGAAATTTGGCACCAGGCGGCTGACGAGTTTCTCCAATATGATGGAGAGCCGGTTGGCCTGGCCGGTCAACTCAAGACCCTGGAGGCTAGTTATCTGGAAAAGGAAAATAATCACGCCAACCTTGAATCCGGCCCACCCCGGATTGAATTTTTTTAG
- a CDS encoding rsbT co-antagonist protein RsbR: MPTFDFSSLSLFIVTYREEILQRWMRQVMIHWRRYGISEAELRQQTVRLLEAIRAAFAEGTAWEATPGQTVVTLLHALSAERAKASYSPTDTALYIFSLKSVLRELLEEQTEMSLLAFSQVLGQIDRVIDRLVMISFDAYTESRERIIAQQSLALLELSTPVVRLWDRILLLPLVGVIDTERARQITERLLEAIALYEATVAILDVTGVPIMDTSVAGHLIKTVAAARMLGAQIVMTGISPEGAQTLVKLGINFQDVITRATLRAGVAEGLRMLNKRVTTL, from the coding sequence ATGCCTACTTTTGATTTTTCCAGTCTCTCATTGTTTATCGTCACCTATCGAGAAGAAATCCTCCAGCGTTGGATGCGGCAGGTAATGATCCACTGGCGGCGCTACGGAATTAGCGAGGCCGAGTTACGCCAACAAACCGTTCGGCTCTTGGAAGCCATTCGTGCTGCCTTCGCAGAGGGTACTGCGTGGGAAGCGACACCGGGCCAGACCGTGGTGACACTTCTGCATGCCTTGTCCGCAGAACGTGCAAAGGCGAGTTACAGCCCCACCGACACCGCGCTTTATATTTTCAGTCTCAAGTCTGTTCTGCGGGAACTCCTGGAGGAGCAGACTGAGATGTCACTTTTAGCTTTTAGCCAGGTTCTGGGGCAGATCGACCGTGTGATCGATCGTCTTGTCATGATCAGCTTCGACGCCTACACCGAGAGCCGCGAGCGGATTATCGCCCAGCAAAGTCTGGCACTGTTGGAACTTTCGACACCGGTGGTACGTTTATGGGATCGAATTTTGTTGCTGCCCCTGGTCGGGGTGATTGATACCGAGCGTGCGCGTCAGATTACTGAACGCCTGCTTGAGGCCATCGCGCTCTATGAGGCGACGGTGGCAATTCTTGACGTGACGGGTGTTCCGATAATGGATACCAGCGTTGCCGGACATCTGATAAAAACTGTGGCAGCGGCTCGGATGCTGGGCGCCCAGATTGTGATGACCGGCATCAGTCCCGAAGGTGCTCAGACGCTCGTCAAACTTGGAATTAATTTTCAAGATGTAATTACCCGCGCCACACTTCGGGCCGGTGTGGCCGAAGGGCTGCGAATGCTTAATAAACGTGTAACAACGTTATAA
- a CDS encoding conserved hypothetical protein (Evidence 4 : Unknown function but conserved in other organisms), with translation MIKTENKPRIMIVDDVPANIKILLSILSDDYKLFIATNGQNALDVILAKPVDLILLDILMPEMDGFEVCRRLKANKTTQDIPVIFITGVCDPESEKTGLDLGAVDYISKPFSPAVVKARVKNHLTLQSSLLQLKKQNQALQEAEELRKQVEGITRHDMKSPLNGIIGFSDFLLMANDIPSHHLEYLRIIRRQGFRSLHMINLSLELLRMEQGTFTLVPKEVDMVAILHEIGSDLERLIKEKQLIFEIYLNAHVINSGEKFIIWGEELLCFSIFSNLVKNAIEASPQRGIVTIRFRSEEAMNAIEVCNQGAIPEQIRERFFEKYVTFGKSAGTGLGTYSARLITEAQGGRISLEPAAANEIVIVVRLPKAKSID, from the coding sequence ATGATAAAAACAGAAAATAAGCCAAGAATTATGATTGTTGATGACGTGCCCGCCAACATCAAAATTTTACTCTCTATCTTGTCGGATGATTATAAACTTTTTATTGCTACTAATGGCCAGAATGCCCTGGATGTGATACTCGCCAAACCGGTTGATCTGATTTTATTGGATATCCTTATGCCGGAAATGGACGGTTTTGAGGTATGCAGGCGCTTAAAAGCGAATAAAACGACACAAGATATTCCTGTGATTTTTATTACGGGTGTTTGCGATCCGGAAAGCGAAAAGACGGGATTAGATTTAGGGGCGGTAGATTATATTTCTAAGCCATTTAGTCCTGCGGTCGTCAAGGCTAGGGTTAAAAACCATCTAACATTGCAGTCAAGCCTGTTGCAGCTAAAAAAGCAAAATCAGGCGCTTCAGGAGGCGGAAGAATTACGTAAACAGGTAGAGGGTATCACACGCCACGATATGAAATCGCCGCTTAACGGTATTATCGGATTTTCCGATTTTTTGTTAATGGCTAACGACATTCCTTCTCATCATCTTGAATACTTACGGATCATTCGCCGCCAGGGATTCCGATCCCTTCATATGATTAATTTGTCTCTGGAGTTATTGCGTATGGAACAAGGAACTTTCACCCTAGTTCCCAAGGAAGTCGATATGGTAGCCATTTTACATGAAATTGGCAGTGATTTAGAGCGGCTGATCAAAGAAAAACAATTGATTTTCGAGATTTACTTAAACGCGCATGTCATCAATAGCGGTGAAAAATTTATTATCTGGGGTGAAGAATTGCTCTGTTTTTCAATTTTTTCCAATTTGGTAAAAAATGCCATTGAGGCGTCTCCGCAGAGAGGAATTGTGACAATCCGTTTCAGAAGCGAAGAAGCAATGAATGCGATAGAAGTTTGCAATCAAGGAGCAATTCCCGAGCAAATTCGGGAGCGCTTTTTTGAAAAGTATGTCACCTTTGGTAAAAGCGCTGGTACTGGGTTAGGTACTTACTCTGCTCGGTTAATAACTGAAGCGCAGGGGGGGCGGATTAGTTTGGAACCCGCCGCTGCAAACGAAATCGTCATCGTGGTCCGTTTACCCAAGGCAAAATCCATTGATTAA